One stretch of Candidatus Tumulicola sp. DNA includes these proteins:
- a CDS encoding cytochrome c: MNQVKALSAVLVACLLFVAACAKQSSTSTSTSGEYGSTATTAATESSMGAQLPIPLAKLPSAKVAKGDAAAGGKVFAANCESCHGAGGKNGQVGPTLYGMGFKTGQVAYMVKNPQGVDKSSGMPKLPLTDKQIADVSAYVASLK; the protein is encoded by the coding sequence GTGAATCAAGTGAAAGCTCTGTCGGCGGTGCTCGTGGCGTGCTTGCTCTTCGTCGCCGCATGCGCGAAACAATCAAGCACGTCGACGTCGACGAGCGGCGAGTACGGCTCCACGGCGACCACAGCAGCCACCGAGAGCAGCATGGGCGCCCAGCTGCCCATACCATTGGCCAAATTGCCGAGCGCGAAAGTGGCCAAGGGCGACGCCGCAGCCGGCGGAAAAGTCTTCGCCGCGAATTGCGAGAGCTGTCACGGCGCCGGCGGCAAGAACGGTCAAGTGGGACCGACGCTGTACGGCATGGGATTCAAGACCGGACAAGTCGCGTACATGGTGAAGAACCCGCAAGGCGTCGACAAGAGCTCAGGCATGCCGAAGCTGCCGCTCACCGACAAGCAGATCGCCGACGTTTCAGCGTACGTCGCGTCGCTGAAGTAG